A stretch of the Flavobacterium sp. 5 genome encodes the following:
- a CDS encoding alpha/beta fold hydrolase — translation MKNLLFTISLFTLLFANTEVFSQAKRVPASLGREEYIEVEKNVRLHVTDLGTGQPIILIHGWPLSDAMYEYQYSYFIQNGYRVIGISLRGFGLSDKPGGKYNYDVFADDIKVILDKLKIENAILGGFSMGGATVIHYAAKYNAAHISKLALFGAAAPIWTKRADFNYGNWTKEDVDGLINLNYTNRPQLFENFGQIFPANSSSVSPGLGAWLGTIQAQASPYAMAEGLKTLRDTDLRDDLKKIKIPTLILHGKLDKICSYDLAEQMHSMIKNSTLVLLEKSGHALFIEETSKFNAELLSFIKK, via the coding sequence ATGAAAAACTTACTTTTTACAATCAGCTTATTTACGCTCCTTTTTGCGAATACTGAAGTCTTTTCACAAGCAAAAAGAGTTCCTGCTTCTTTAGGAAGAGAAGAATACATTGAAGTTGAAAAAAATGTACGCCTTCATGTAACTGATTTAGGAACTGGTCAGCCAATCATATTAATCCATGGATGGCCGTTGAGTGATGCCATGTACGAATACCAGTATTCCTATTTTATTCAAAATGGCTATCGTGTAATTGGAATTTCTTTACGTGGATTCGGACTATCTGATAAACCTGGAGGAAAGTACAACTATGATGTCTTTGCAGATGATATTAAAGTAATACTTGACAAATTAAAAATTGAAAATGCCATTTTAGGTGGGTTTTCAATGGGCGGTGCTACTGTAATTCACTATGCAGCAAAATACAATGCTGCCCATATCTCAAAATTGGCATTATTCGGAGCAGCAGCGCCAATTTGGACAAAAAGAGCCGACTTTAACTATGGCAATTGGACTAAGGAGGATGTCGATGGATTGATTAATTTGAACTACACAAACAGACCTCAATTATTCGAAAATTTCGGGCAAATATTCCCTGCAAATTCATCTAGTGTATCTCCTGGACTTGGAGCATGGTTAGGAACAATTCAGGCACAAGCTTCTCCATATGCTATGGCTGAAGGTTTAAAAACACTTAGAGATACCGATTTAAGAGATGATTTAAAAAAGATTAAAATCCCAACATTAATCCTTCATGGTAAGTTAGATAAAATCTGTTCCTATGATTTAGCCGAACAGATGCATTCAATGATTAAGAACTCAACATTAGTTCTTCTTGAAAAAAGTGGGCACGCCTTATTCATCGAAGAAACTTCAAAATTCAATGCTGAATTATTGAGTTTTATCAAAAAATAA
- a CDS encoding MFS transporter, with translation MTGSTTLSPFQILIMSATAGICVANIYYSQPILNEIANSLHISINEAGYLSVLSQAGYGFGLFFITPLGDKIDRKKLILWLQIGLLISLAAIATTSSVLVLYIASLAIGLFAVTAQVILPMAASLTSENKGKVVGIIFTGILVGVLAARVVSGYIAEFLGWRYVYLFSAALVLLSAISMQTDFPGTKDQFVGTYSQLLKSVTNQFKRFATLRRTSFIGALTFGTFSSFWVTLTFHLSGKPFNYQSDIIGLFGLLAIGSALLVPIIGKLFDKYNNPKKALLFSIGAIIIGLLTLVLFPYSLTALWVAVILIDIGVQATQVTNIAVIYTLDATANSRINTVYMTSYFIGGALGAFVGIHCWELGGWHAALLQMVLFAVTAFLIVITSKKIMQ, from the coding sequence ATGACTGGTTCTACAACATTGTCTCCCTTTCAAATTTTAATCATGTCAGCCACAGCAGGTATATGTGTGGCTAACATCTATTACAGTCAGCCTATTTTAAATGAAATTGCTAATTCTTTGCACATCAGCATAAATGAAGCAGGGTATTTATCGGTGCTTTCTCAAGCTGGTTATGGTTTTGGATTGTTTTTTATAACTCCATTGGGAGACAAAATAGACCGAAAAAAGTTGATATTATGGCTTCAAATAGGGCTGCTAATTTCATTGGCAGCCATAGCCACTACTTCATCAGTTTTAGTTTTATATATAGCCAGTTTAGCCATAGGTCTTTTTGCTGTTACTGCTCAAGTAATTTTACCAATGGCAGCGAGCCTAACATCCGAAAATAAAGGTAAAGTAGTAGGAATAATTTTTACTGGAATTCTAGTTGGAGTTTTAGCCGCAAGAGTGGTAAGTGGTTACATAGCTGAATTTTTGGGATGGCGTTATGTATATCTATTTTCTGCAGCTTTGGTTTTACTTTCTGCCATAAGCATGCAAACCGATTTTCCTGGTACAAAAGACCAATTTGTTGGGACGTATAGCCAATTGCTAAAATCAGTAACCAATCAATTCAAACGTTTTGCAACACTGAGAAGAACCTCATTTATTGGAGCATTGACATTTGGTACGTTTAGTTCTTTTTGGGTTACTTTGACTTTTCATCTTAGTGGAAAACCTTTCAATTATCAATCGGATATCATTGGTTTGTTTGGTCTTTTGGCCATTGGCAGTGCATTGTTAGTTCCAATTATCGGAAAGCTTTTTGACAAATATAATAATCCAAAAAAAGCATTGCTATTTAGTATTGGAGCAATCATCATTGGCCTTCTCACACTAGTCCTATTTCCTTACTCACTGACAGCGCTTTGGGTCGCAGTTATCCTTATTGATATTGGAGTTCAAGCTACTCAAGTAACAAACATTGCTGTGATTTACACTTTAGATGCAACTGCTAATAGCAGAATCAATACTGTTTATATGACCTCTTATTTTATTGGAGGAGCATTAGGCGCTTTTGTTGGAATTCATTGTTGGGAATTGGGAGGCTGGCATGCAGCATTACTTCAAATGGTATTGTTTGCTGTTACAGCCTTCCTTATTGTGATTACAAGTAAAAAAATAATGCAATAA
- a CDS encoding YceI family protein — MTKSTWAIDPTHSEIGFKVKHMMFTNVSGKFNDFKASIENEDDNFEISKINFSADVSSVDTNNADRDNHLRSNDFFDVDTFPKISFTSTKITKINDGLFQINGDLTIKNVTKSIALETEYSGLMEDPWGNTKIGLSITGKIDRKEFGLTWNSTLETGGVLVGEEIKLNSEIQFIKQ; from the coding sequence ATGACAAAATCAACTTGGGCAATCGACCCCACACATTCAGAGATTGGCTTTAAAGTAAAGCACATGATGTTCACAAATGTATCAGGAAAATTCAATGATTTCAAAGCTTCAATCGAAAATGAAGATGACAATTTTGAAATCTCAAAAATTAATTTTTCGGCTGATGTTAGTTCAGTGGATACCAACAATGCTGACAGAGACAATCATCTCAGAAGTAATGATTTTTTTGATGTTGATACTTTTCCGAAAATTTCATTTACATCAACAAAGATTACAAAAATTAACGATGGATTGTTCCAGATTAATGGAGACCTGACTATCAAGAATGTAACTAAAAGCATTGCTCTAGAAACAGAATACAGTGGATTAATGGAAGACCCATGGGGAAATACAAAAATTGGACTTTCAATAACTGGAAAAATTGACAGAAAGGAATTTGGCTTAACCTGGAATTCTACTCTAGAAACTGGAGGAGTTCTTGTTGGAGAAGAAATTAAATTAAACTCTGAAATTCAATTTATTAAACAATAA
- a CDS encoding hydrolase: MKKVILTVAVGLSTLAGFAQKPSPNLLSPTNHTLVLVDFEGQMAFATKSIDAIDLRNNTGLIAGASKIFKVPTVVTTVAEKSFSGPVFPEVLEAYPNQAEYIDRTTMNTWEDAKAYKAITGKGTKKIVFAGLWTSVCIVGPTLSALTEGYDVYFITDACGDVSPEAHNQAIARMIQAGAKPMTSLQYLLELQRDWARGETYKAVTDLAVKYGGSYGLGVQYAREMVKH, encoded by the coding sequence ATGAAAAAAGTTATTTTAACAGTAGCAGTAGGTTTATCAACCTTAGCAGGATTTGCTCAAAAACCAAGTCCAAATTTATTAAGTCCAACAAATCATACCTTGGTATTGGTTGATTTTGAGGGACAAATGGCATTTGCTACAAAAAGTATTGATGCAATCGATTTAAGAAACAACACTGGTTTGATTGCTGGTGCTTCCAAAATTTTTAAAGTTCCAACTGTAGTTACAACTGTTGCTGAAAAATCGTTTAGTGGTCCAGTATTCCCTGAAGTATTGGAGGCATATCCTAACCAAGCTGAATATATTGATAGAACAACCATGAATACTTGGGAAGATGCAAAAGCGTACAAAGCCATTACTGGTAAAGGAACCAAAAAAATTGTTTTTGCAGGACTTTGGACAAGCGTATGTATTGTAGGTCCAACCCTATCAGCACTTACTGAAGGATATGATGTTTATTTTATTACTGATGCCTGTGGAGATGTTTCACCTGAGGCGCATAACCAAGCAATTGCTAGAATGATTCAAGCTGGTGCTAAACCGATGACTTCTTTACAATACTTACTTGAATTACAAAGAGACTGGGCACGTGGAGAAACCTATAAAGCAGTAACAGATTTAGCCGTAAAATATGGTGGCTCTTATGGTTTAGGTGTTCAATATGCTAGAGAAATGGTAAAACACTAA
- a CDS encoding amidohydrolase, which yields MKTILKYFICAFFFYSNGFAQKKTAPTLIVYNAVIHTLDDQNPNAEAIAITDGKIMELGQNKSILKLKTNTTKVIDAHGKTLIPGLFDSHSHVIRGGRFFNTELRWDGVRSLKRALAMLKEQAQRTPEGQWVRVVGGWNAYQFEEKRLPTLDEINEATGNVPTFILHLYGHAYLNKAGLAKLKIDSTTPNPKGGLIQKDEQGNPTGLLVAEPSAFILYSTVAKLPELTAEEKINSAQQFLTENNRFGITAVMDAGGGFQNYPDDYGITNKLAEQHKLTVRLPFYLYPQKPGNELVDFTKWISEVEVGNHDEDQSHTEYYIQGGGESLVATGADFENFDKPRPDLSPAMEDQMKAIISLMVKNKWPFRIHATYDETITRFLNVIEEVNKETPLNGLTWFFDHCETISIDNLQRIKNLGGGIAIQHRMAFQGEAFIKRYGKKAAQNTPPIKQMLAMGIPIGMGSDATRVSSYNPWIGLYWLTTGKTIGGTKYQGEQNILDRETALKLYTQGSAKLIHLDKDRGMLKKGYLADFAILSDDYFKIADEKILDITSILTVVNGEIVYADSFFKSLIKLLPKAIPDWSPINYFGGYQSNKSK from the coding sequence ATGAAAACAATTCTAAAATATTTTATTTGTGCTTTTTTCTTTTATAGTAATGGTTTTGCTCAAAAAAAAACTGCCCCTACTTTAATTGTTTACAATGCTGTTATTCACACTTTGGATGATCAAAATCCAAATGCTGAAGCAATAGCAATTACTGATGGAAAAATTATGGAATTAGGCCAAAACAAATCTATACTCAAATTAAAAACAAACACGACCAAAGTAATTGATGCTCATGGAAAAACGTTAATTCCAGGTTTATTCGACAGTCATTCTCATGTAATTCGAGGTGGCAGATTTTTCAATACCGAATTGCGTTGGGATGGTGTTCGTTCTTTAAAAAGAGCTTTGGCTATGCTTAAAGAGCAAGCTCAAAGAACTCCTGAAGGACAATGGGTTCGCGTCGTTGGAGGATGGAATGCCTATCAATTTGAAGAAAAAAGATTGCCTACTTTAGATGAAATCAATGAAGCGACTGGAAATGTGCCGACATTCATTTTGCATCTTTATGGACACGCTTATCTGAATAAAGCAGGTTTAGCGAAATTAAAAATTGATAGTACTACACCTAATCCAAAAGGAGGTCTAATTCAAAAAGATGAACAAGGGAATCCAACTGGATTATTGGTTGCAGAGCCTAGTGCTTTTATATTATATTCGACTGTTGCAAAATTACCAGAACTGACAGCAGAGGAAAAAATTAATTCTGCACAACAGTTTTTAACAGAGAACAATCGCTTCGGAATTACTGCTGTAATGGATGCCGGAGGTGGGTTTCAAAACTATCCGGATGACTATGGAATTACTAACAAATTGGCGGAGCAACATAAACTTACAGTAAGATTACCATTTTATTTGTATCCACAAAAACCAGGAAATGAACTTGTAGATTTTACCAAATGGATTAGCGAAGTTGAAGTTGGTAATCATGATGAAGACCAAAGTCATACCGAATATTATATTCAAGGAGGTGGCGAAAGTCTGGTTGCAACAGGAGCTGATTTTGAAAATTTTGACAAGCCCAGACCTGATTTATCTCCTGCAATGGAAGATCAGATGAAAGCCATCATTTCACTTATGGTAAAAAACAAATGGCCTTTTAGAATTCACGCTACTTACGATGAAACCATAACCCGTTTCCTGAATGTGATTGAAGAAGTTAACAAAGAAACACCTTTAAATGGTTTGACATGGTTTTTTGACCATTGCGAAACTATTTCAATAGATAATTTACAGAGAATTAAAAACTTGGGTGGAGGAATTGCAATTCAACATAGAATGGCATTTCAGGGAGAAGCTTTTATTAAACGCTATGGTAAAAAAGCCGCACAAAATACTCCGCCAATTAAACAAATGTTAGCTATGGGAATCCCAATCGGAATGGGGTCTGATGCTACACGGGTGAGTTCCTATAATCCCTGGATTGGTCTTTATTGGCTTACTACAGGAAAAACCATTGGAGGAACAAAATATCAGGGTGAACAAAATATTCTAGACAGAGAAACAGCCTTAAAACTGTATACTCAAGGAAGCGCTAAACTGATTCATTTGGATAAAGACAGAGGCATGCTTAAAAAAGGATATCTGGCTGACTTTGCCATTCTTTCAGATGATTATTTCAAAATAGCTGATGAAAAGATACTCGACATTACTTCTATTTTGACAGTAGTAAATGGCGAAATTGTTTATGCTGACAGCTTTTTTAAATCATTGATAAAGCTGCTTCCAAAAGCAATTCCAGACTGGTCTCCTATTAATTATTTTGGCGGTTATCAATCAAATAAATCTAAATAA
- a CDS encoding DoxX family protein, translated as MKLIEFIKQFNDKVLSFDFGMLLFRITIATQLIVVHGLKKIGIGVEIAEKVPNPLHLPEIFNYSFAVAANLVFPLFVILGWCTRWATLPTLAVILSGYFIVHWNDPLLVSDVPFMYSLGFLFIFCSGPGLYSMDRYFKINSK; from the coding sequence ATGAAGCTAATTGAATTTATAAAACAGTTTAATGATAAAGTATTATCATTTGATTTTGGAATGTTGCTTTTTAGAATTACAATCGCAACACAACTAATTGTTGTTCATGGACTAAAAAAAATTGGAATTGGAGTTGAAATCGCTGAAAAAGTGCCCAATCCATTGCATCTTCCTGAAATTTTCAATTATTCATTTGCTGTTGCTGCCAATTTGGTGTTTCCTTTATTTGTGATATTGGGATGGTGTACCAGATGGGCTACACTTCCCACATTGGCAGTAATATTATCAGGATATTTTATTGTACATTGGAATGACCCACTACTTGTTAGCGATGTTCCATTTATGTACAGTTTAGGATTTTTATTCATTTTTTGTTCAGGACCAGGATTATACTCAATGGACAGGTATTTTAAAATTAATAGCAAATGA
- a CDS encoding alginate export family protein translates to MKKVILILFISNSLFSQQMLDFKMLRYDEDYFEKKMDTNATFFDKIKNISLDNHNAFKLSIGGELRLQYQYLKNEQWGDIPDDKDGFLLNRALLHTDFKYKNRFRLFTQLQSSTAVGRIDPSPVEKNELDFHQLFIDYNIFIEKSKITFRIGRQEMLLGSQRLVSVREGPNNRQAFDATRIMFENTTLKSELFYSFPVKNHYGTFDDKFDNNTKFTGSYTTIKKIPILENIDAYYFNLRKNNAKFEDASGFENRNTIGTRIWRKNHSWNYDFEAVYQFGDIGDTKIEAWTVSLNTTYEFNAIKFKPMFGLKTELISGNKNYGDTTIQTFNPLFPKGAYFGLAALIGPSNLYDIHPSISLNLSEDIVFSVDYDMFWRYSTNDGIYQPNTQLIYSGKNASEKYIGSQWEATLDYDVKKWLAFRLEGTWFKAGDYLQEVSAGKNILFGAATMYLRM, encoded by the coding sequence ATGAAAAAGGTTATTCTAATATTGTTTATAAGTAATTCTTTATTTTCTCAGCAAATGCTGGATTTTAAAATGCTTCGTTATGATGAAGATTACTTTGAAAAAAAAATGGATACTAACGCTACCTTTTTTGACAAAATAAAAAACATATCACTCGATAATCATAATGCTTTCAAACTTTCAATCGGAGGAGAATTAAGATTACAATACCAATATTTGAAAAATGAACAATGGGGAGATATTCCTGATGATAAAGATGGTTTTTTATTAAACCGTGCCTTACTTCATACCGATTTTAAGTATAAAAATCGATTCCGATTATTTACACAGCTTCAAAGTAGTACAGCTGTTGGCCGAATTGATCCAAGTCCAGTTGAGAAAAATGAATTGGATTTTCATCAGCTTTTTATCGACTATAATATTTTTATAGAAAAAAGTAAAATAACCTTTAGAATTGGTAGGCAAGAAATGCTTTTAGGTTCCCAAAGATTGGTTTCAGTTCGAGAAGGCCCAAATAACCGCCAAGCTTTTGATGCTACAAGAATAATGTTCGAAAATACTACTCTTAAATCAGAGCTTTTCTATAGTTTTCCTGTTAAAAACCATTACGGAACTTTTGATGATAAGTTTGATAATAATACCAAATTCACCGGATCATATACAACCATTAAAAAAATACCAATACTTGAAAATATAGATGCTTATTATTTTAATTTAAGAAAAAACAATGCCAAATTCGAAGATGCAAGTGGTTTTGAAAACCGCAATACTATTGGAACCAGAATATGGCGAAAAAATCATTCCTGGAATTATGACTTTGAGGCTGTTTATCAATTTGGTGATATTGGAGATACGAAAATAGAAGCTTGGACAGTCTCTTTAAATACTACCTATGAATTTAATGCCATAAAATTTAAACCTATGTTTGGCTTAAAAACAGAATTAATATCGGGTAATAAAAATTATGGCGACACTACTATTCAAACGTTCAATCCTTTGTTTCCCAAAGGAGCTTATTTTGGATTAGCCGCATTAATTGGACCATCCAATTTATATGATATTCATCCTTCAATAAGTTTAAATCTGTCTGAGGATATTGTATTCTCCGTAGATTATGATATGTTTTGGAGATACAGTACAAATGATGGTATTTACCAGCCCAATACCCAATTAATTTATTCTGGTAAAAATGCTTCTGAAAAATATATTGGTAGTCAATGGGAAGCAACTCTGGATTATGATGTAAAAAAATGGTTGGCTTTTAGATTAGAAGGTACCTGGTTTAAAGCTGGAGATTATCTTCAGGAAGTAAGTGCAGGAAAAAATATTCTATTTGGCGCAGCTACAATGTATTTAAGGATGTAA
- a CDS encoding histidine kinase dimerization/phosphoacceptor domain -containing protein translates to MFIIVFVNWRCYSISDKVNPQKNYFLEVKKINYFLDKCENFLFKPENYKIDIDSAKINLSRALSISKSINNQNLIYKCIFYYGEVSYEENNYPKAIERTSTAVKYFRKTKQFKKEAELWINLGEKYFWKSPRNIKSLEESIVYYNRALQIYKHLSLSEDSAYTIKLIADSHLNQGKLDLAEKELLHVLSIYNKIRYKKLHFTYDLLANLYRLKGNLGKYLYYSLECVKSMELNKDYLYAPAFYIQLAKSYKEFGKHKTCIELLKKAINIQRPRKDIDNNMLYYLTDFLCKELVEIKQYKEALTQAQNLIKDYPPKGKMENAVIAGTMALCYRKSNEPKLAEANYIKMIDLYEKNPELMSFAKLSNAYFELGKFYVEQKIYNKAKINFIKSQESPKGIIDQLQIKETNLYLFKIDSATGNYISAIKHFQKYKYLNDSIFDFNKTKQIEKIQMSYSFEKKKKELSNMKLSMELEKKKIVEANNKINIGIVVLVLLLTTTLLFATIYRLKQKNNQILISQKNEIDLKNSTLQKLVNEKEHLMQEIHHRVKNNLQIIMSLLNSQLSLLKNEDAFNAIQNSQQRLYAISLLHQKLYRTDEIVQIQMKNYINDLATNFKDTLDVYNRINFEMKVDSIDLDQSQAVSVGLILNEVITNSIKYAFPDNKMGSILVLMKLESNNKILLKISDNGIGFPEHFNFKESPSLGMNLINGLTEQLDGKLEFSNKNGANVKITFIQKPILDVTAG, encoded by the coding sequence TTGTTTATTATTGTTTTTGTGAATTGGCGATGTTATTCTATCAGTGATAAAGTTAATCCCCAAAAAAACTATTTTTTAGAAGTTAAAAAAATTAATTATTTTCTAGATAAGTGTGAAAATTTTTTATTTAAGCCTGAAAATTATAAAATTGATATTGATAGTGCTAAAATTAATCTAAGCAGAGCGCTTTCTATTAGTAAGAGTATAAATAATCAAAATCTTATTTATAAATGTATCTTTTATTATGGAGAAGTTTCATATGAAGAAAATAATTATCCAAAAGCAATAGAAAGAACATCAACAGCTGTTAAGTATTTCCGAAAAACTAAACAATTTAAGAAAGAGGCAGAATTATGGATAAATCTAGGCGAAAAATATTTTTGGAAATCTCCGAGGAATATAAAATCTCTAGAAGAATCTATAGTTTATTATAATAGAGCATTACAAATTTATAAACATTTAAGTCTTAGCGAAGATAGTGCTTATACAATTAAGCTAATTGCTGACTCCCATTTAAATCAAGGTAAGCTTGATTTGGCTGAAAAAGAATTATTACACGTTCTTTCCATTTATAATAAAATAAGGTATAAAAAACTTCATTTTACATACGATCTTTTAGCCAATTTATATCGATTGAAAGGTAATTTAGGTAAATATCTTTATTATTCTTTAGAATGTGTAAAAAGTATGGAATTAAATAAAGATTATCTTTATGCGCCTGCTTTTTATATACAGTTAGCAAAATCTTATAAAGAATTTGGAAAGCATAAAACTTGTATTGAATTATTAAAAAAAGCAATTAATATTCAAAGACCAAGAAAAGATATTGATAATAATATGTTATATTATTTAACTGATTTTTTATGCAAGGAATTAGTTGAAATTAAACAATATAAAGAAGCATTAACCCAAGCTCAAAACCTAATAAAAGATTATCCTCCTAAGGGAAAAATGGAAAATGCAGTAATTGCTGGAACAATGGCATTGTGCTACAGAAAAAGTAATGAACCTAAATTAGCAGAGGCTAATTATATCAAAATGATTGACTTGTATGAAAAAAATCCAGAACTGATGTCTTTTGCTAAATTGTCAAATGCATATTTTGAATTAGGGAAATTTTACGTAGAACAAAAAATATATAATAAGGCAAAAATTAATTTCATCAAATCTCAAGAATCCCCAAAAGGGATTATAGATCAGTTACAGATAAAAGAAACCAATCTTTATTTGTTCAAAATAGATTCTGCAACAGGTAACTATATTTCGGCAATAAAGCATTTTCAGAAATATAAATATTTAAATGATTCTATCTTTGATTTTAATAAAACCAAACAAATTGAAAAAATACAAATGTCCTACTCTTTTGAAAAGAAAAAAAAGGAACTATCAAATATGAAACTTTCAATGGAGTTAGAAAAAAAGAAAATAGTTGAAGCTAATAATAAAATCAACATTGGAATTGTTGTCTTAGTATTATTACTCACTACAACACTACTTTTTGCTACAATTTATAGACTTAAACAAAAAAACAATCAAATTTTAATAAGCCAGAAAAATGAAATTGATTTAAAAAATAGTACACTTCAAAAATTAGTAAATGAAAAGGAACACCTGATGCAGGAAATTCATCACAGGGTTAAAAATAATTTGCAAATTATTATGAGTCTTTTAAATTCACAATTATCATTATTAAAAAATGAAGATGCCTTTAACGCAATTCAAAATAGCCAACAAAGATTATATGCAATTTCACTTTTACATCAAAAATTGTACAGAACAGATGAAATTGTACAAATTCAAATGAAAAACTATATTAATGATTTGGCAACAAACTTTAAGGATACTTTAGATGTTTATAATCGTATTAACTTTGAAATGAAAGTAGATTCTATTGATCTTGACCAATCGCAAGCAGTATCAGTAGGACTTATTTTAAACGAGGTTATAACTAATTCAATCAAATACGCATTTCCTGATAATAAAATGGGTAGTATATTGGTTTTAATGAAACTGGAAAGTAATAATAAGATTTTATTAAAAATAAGTGATAATGGAATTGGCTTTCCAGAACATTTTAATTTTAAAGAATCTCCTTCTTTAGGTATGAATTTGATAAATGGTCTAACAGAGCAGCTAGATGGGAAATTAGAATTCTCAAATAAAAATGGTGCCAATGTTAAGATAACTTTTATTCAAAAACCAATCTTGGATGTAACTGCCGGATAA
- a CDS encoding alpha/beta fold hydrolase: protein MSTLKLKDGAELFYKDWGTGQPIVFHHGWPLSSDDWDAQMMFFLKEGFRVIAHDRRGHGRSSQSSEGNNMNTYASDIAELTAALDLKNAIHVGHSTGGGEVIRYTAKYGKERVAKAVIISAVTPIMIKNEDNPEGVPLSIFDEIREGTGFNRAQYFYDFPIPFYGWNREGTTVQEGIKHNWWRQGMMGSVLAHYEGIKAFSESDFTEDLKSLDIPVLVLHGEDDQIVPFYQAPKAAKLLKNGKLISYPGFPHGMPTTEAETINKDILAFIKS from the coding sequence ATGAGTACACTTAAATTAAAAGACGGAGCAGAACTTTTTTACAAAGATTGGGGAACAGGGCAGCCTATTGTTTTTCATCATGGCTGGCCATTATCAAGTGATGATTGGGACGCACAAATGATGTTTTTCCTTAAAGAAGGATTCAGAGTTATTGCTCATGATCGCCGTGGACATGGTCGGTCTAGCCAAAGCTCTGAAGGAAATAATATGAATACTTATGCATCCGATATCGCTGAACTTACAGCTGCCCTTGACTTAAAGAATGCAATTCATGTTGGTCATTCAACTGGTGGTGGCGAAGTAATCCGTTATACTGCTAAATACGGAAAAGAACGTGTAGCAAAAGCTGTAATAATTAGTGCAGTAACACCAATAATGATTAAAAACGAAGACAACCCAGAAGGTGTACCATTATCTATTTTTGATGAAATCCGAGAAGGCACTGGTTTTAATAGAGCGCAATATTTTTATGATTTCCCAATCCCTTTCTATGGGTGGAATCGTGAAGGTACTACAGTTCAGGAAGGGATTAAACACAATTGGTGGCGTCAAGGAATGATGGGTTCTGTGTTAGCACATTATGAAGGTATAAAAGCTTTCTCTGAATCTGATTTTACAGAAGATCTTAAGAGTTTAGACATTCCGGTTCTTGTACTTCATGGTGAAGATGATCAGATCGTACCTTTTTATCAAGCACCAAAAGCCGCTAAACTTTTGAAAAACGGAAAATTAATTTCGTATCCAGGTTTTCCTCATGGTATGCCAACAACGGAGGCAGAAACAATCAATAAAGATATTTTGGCTTTTATAAAGTCGTAA
- a CDS encoding alpha/beta fold hydrolase, with amino-acid sequence MKTNAKFIRTLKRTLMMATLTVTSLFSTEMNAQTKGNEKPTIVFVHGVWADATSSWHSQILALQAKGYEVLAVQNPVTSLADDVAATKRAISLAKGKVILVGHSWGGYVITQAGNDPKVIGLVYIAAYAPDLGETIPVLSANGPATKLGDYFSATDGFAYLSEEGVKKVFAQDLTPIQQKEIFAIQVPASLSIFGDKSGEPAWKTKPSWYIVAKDDKGLHPDLERFMAKRIKAKITEIEASHVVMVSHPKEVLAVIEDAIKSTK; translated from the coding sequence ATGAAAACAAATGCAAAATTTATCAGGACGTTAAAAAGGACTTTAATGATGGCCACATTAACTGTGACTTCATTATTTTCTACAGAAATGAACGCACAAACAAAAGGAAACGAAAAACCAACTATCGTTTTTGTACACGGAGTATGGGCAGATGCAACATCTTCTTGGCATAGTCAGATTTTGGCTCTGCAGGCAAAAGGATACGAAGTTTTGGCGGTACAAAATCCAGTTACTTCGCTTGCAGATGATGTTGCTGCAACCAAAAGAGCCATTAGTTTAGCCAAAGGAAAAGTAATTTTGGTGGGACATTCCTGGGGTGGATACGTGATTACCCAAGCAGGAAATGACCCAAAAGTAATTGGCTTGGTTTATATCGCAGCTTATGCACCCGATTTGGGGGAAACAATTCCTGTATTATCTGCAAATGGTCCTGCTACCAAATTGGGCGATTATTTTTCTGCAACAGATGGGTTTGCTTACTTATCCGAAGAAGGTGTAAAAAAGGTTTTTGCACAAGATTTAACACCAATTCAGCAGAAAGAAATTTTTGCCATCCAAGTACCTGCATCGCTAAGTATTTTTGGAGATAAAAGTGGTGAACCTGCCTGGAAAACTAAACCAAGTTGGTACATTGTAGCAAAAGACGACAAAGGATTGCATCCTGATTTAGAAAGGTTTATGGCAAAAAGAATAAAAGCCAAAATCACCGAAATTGAAGCAAGCCATGTGGTAATGGTGTCGCATCCAAAAGAAGTTTTGGCAGTGATAGAAGATGCCATAAAATCAACAAAATAA